In the genome of Populus nigra chromosome 9, ddPopNigr1.1, whole genome shotgun sequence, one region contains:
- the LOC133703212 gene encoding putative cyclin-D6-1, translated as MEFDLENPLTSLKEYVADTIPDLFVSESDHMPSRNFLHCLKTSDFYVSFREEAISRILQAQYSCNYDLFIPYLAVNYMDRFISRQEIPQGKPWILRLLVISCLSLAAKMKNKHFSISNSQEAEAGFIFDTQTINRMELLVLDALNWRMRSITPFSFVHFFISLFELKDPSSSQPLKDRATEIIFKAQNEIKFLEFKPSIIAASALLVASNERFPLQFPCFKCSIYSCEFVNEEKLLECFNALQEMVEMEWYESMLDTMSCTRTPLSVLDRHFTKSESETKSIITSTTTITNGSTVPEIKRRKLNGYSSK; from the exons ATGGAGTTTGATCTTGAAAACCCTTTGACAAGCTTGAAAGAATACGTAGCTGATACAATCCCAGATCTCTTTGTCTCTGAATCTGATCACATGCCTTCAAGAAATTTCCTACACTGCTTGAAAACCTCTGACTTCTACGTTTCCTTTCGTGAAGAAGCCATTTCTCGCATTTTACAG GCACAATATTCTTGCAACTATGACCTCTTCATTCCCTACCTTGCAGTAAATTACATGGATCGATTCATTTCCAGGCAAGAAATTCCG CAAGGGAAGCCATGGATTCTTAGACTTTTAGTAATCTCTTGCCTTTCTCTAGCTGCAAAGATGAAGAATAAACACTTCTCCATCTCCAATTCTCAG GAAGCGGAAGCTGGTTTCATCTTTGACACACAAACAATTAATCGCATGGAACTTCTCGTTCTTGATGCCTTGAACTGGAGAATGAGATCGATAACACCTTTCTCTTTTGTgcatttctttatttctttatttgaacTCAAAGATCCATCATCCTCACAACCTCTCAAAGACAGAGCTACAgagattatttttaaagctCAAAATG AAATTAAGTTTCTTGAGTTCAAGCCATCTATTATTGCAGCATCAGCCCTTCTTGTAGCATCCAATGAACGATTCCCATTGCAATTCCCTTGTTTCAAGTGCTCAATCTACTCTTGTGAATTTGTAAATGAA GAGAAGCTGCTAGAATGCTTTAATGCACTGCAAGAAATGGTGGAGATGGAATGGTACGAGTCAATGTTAGATACAATGTCCTGCACAAGAACCCCATTGAGCGTGCTAGACAGGCATTTTACAAAATCAGAAAGTGAGACCAAGAGCATCATCACcagcaccaccaccatcactaaTGGCAGTACAGTGCCGGAGATCAAGCGGCGAAAATTGAATGGCTACAGCAGCAAATGA
- the LOC133703048 gene encoding probable disease resistance protein At5g45490 — translation MDDEVGSYLLNQFRGGLQSSKVCWKRDLQELEKLIRRNIENSPAEEKPSLREKLYRLSNILVECQAASFLSCEGIISLLRIRNTLKEIKEELKSKDSITISSNGNFSPQRDDQGNSSNVRDTGRQSHQSVSPLVVHGFDDEITSLVKLLVYERSKEKFSAVGITGMAGAGKTTLCQEIIKREEVKKHFVPRILVSMSKKPDGNKDAKIALVERILLSLGVEENTIQSVSNRGLSALICALHVQLMGKKYMIVLDDAQEGDTWFENLYSPLPGKVKWEQNLAYGLPKGYGGTVIVTSRNKDLAKKMVGEENVHPVLPLADKEKCWLIFKDAVEQDGTPFNPPNVELEDLKKEIIRKCSGLPLAARVLGEIMKEKMEEAPAPNGHTVTVHPQLSTDSNSNV, via the coding sequence ATGGATGATGAAGTTGGAAGCTATTTGCTGAATCAATTTAGAGGTGGTCTTCAATCTTCCAAAGTTTGCTGGAAAAGAGATCTTCAGGAACTGGAGAAACTGATTCGACGAAATATTGAGAACTCACCTGCTGAAGAGAAGCCATCACTCAGGGAAAAGCTCTACCGCCTCAGCAACATTTTGGTGGAATGTCAGGCAGCATCATTCTTATCTTGTGAAGGAATAATTTCCCTGTTGAGAATCAGGAATACTTTGAAAGAAATCAAGGAGGAGCTTAAATCGAAAGACTCTATTACAATTTCCTCAAATGGAAACTTTAGTCCACAACGGGATGACCAGGGGAACTCATCAAATGTTAGAGACACTGGCCGCCAGAGTCATCAATCTGTAAGTCCGCTGGTGGTTCATGGCTTCGATGATGAAATAACGTCACTGGTGAAACTGCTTGTTTACGAAAGAAGTAAAGAAAAGTTCAGTGCTGTCGGAATCACAGGGATGGCTGGTGCCGGAAAAACCACACTATGCCAAGAAAttataaagagagaagaagtGAAGAAGCACTTTGTTCCTAGGATTTTGGTAAGCATGTCGAAAAAGCCTGATGGGAACAAAGATGCCAAGATAGCTCTTGTGGAAAGAATACTGCTTTCACTTGGAGTTGAAGAAAATACCATCCAATCCGTTTCTAACCGCGGCCTTTCAGCTCTGATCTGTGCACTTCATGTGCAACTGATGGGCAAGAAGTATATGATTGTCCTCGATGATGCTCAGGAAGGAGATACGTGGTTTGAAAACCTGTATTCTCCTTTACCTGGTAAGGTTAAATGGGAGCAAAACCTTGCGTATGGATTGCCGAAAGGCTATGGAGGAACAGTTATTGTCACGAGTAGGAATAAGGACTTGGCAAAGAAGATGGTCGGAGAGGAAAATGTACATCCCGTTCTGCCTCTTGCAGATAAAGAGAAATGCTGGCTTATTTTCAAAGATGCTGTTGAGCAAGATGGGACACCATTCAATCCCCCAAATGTGGAATTGGAGGATCTAAAAAAGGAGATCATAAGAAAGTGTTCTGGCCTTCCATTAGCAGCAAGAGTGCTTGGGgaaattatgaaagaaaaaatggaaGAGGCACCTGCGCCTAATGGTCATACTGTGACAGTTCATCCACAGTTATCAACTGACAGCAATTCAAATGTTTAA